From the Micromonospora echinospora genome, the window CCTTCCCGGCTTGCCGAAGCCCCGACCTGCCGCATCCCGTGTCGGTCTTCCGTTCAGATGAGCGTGCTCCAGGTGACCGGGCCGACCACTCCGTCCGCCGCCAGGCCTCGGGAACTCTGGAAGTTCCGCACGGCGGTGGCGGTCACGGAACCGAAGGCGCCGTCCACGGTGAGGCTCGCGCCCCGGGCGTTGAGGGCCACCTGGAGGCCGCGCACAAGGTCCCCGGAGTTGCCCTGCTGCAACGGCAGGATCAGCGCGGTCCAGGTGATCGGGCCGACCACCCCGTCCACGTAGAGGCCCTTGTTGCTCTGGAACGTCCGGACCGAGGTCGCGGTCCCCGGGCCGAAGTAGCCGTCCACGACGGTGGAGACACCCCGGCCGCGCAGCAGGTGCTGAATCACCCGGGCGACCCAGGACGTGGTGCCCTGCGACACGCTCGGCCAGCCGGTGGTGCCCACCGGTGCGGTCGAGCCCAGGCTGATGCCCCGGTTGGCGAGGAACGTCCGGGGGTCCATCGTGGTCAGCCGGGGCCGGTGCACCTCGAAGTGCAGGTGTGGTCCGGTGGAGTTGCCGGTGGTGCCCATCAGGCCGATCAGCTGACCGGCGAGCACCCGCTGGCCGTCGCTGACCAGCACCCGGTGCAGGTGGCCGTAGTAGGAGAAGTAGCTGTCGGCGTGGTCGATGTGCACGCTGTTGCCGGTGCGGCCCGGGAGCGGCCCGCTGGTCGGGTCGCCCGGGTAGGAACCGGTGCGGATGTCGCGTACGGTTCCGGCCGCGATGGCGTAGATCGGGGTTCCCTGGCTGTTGGCGACGTCCCACCCGGCGTGGTCCGGCCGGGAGGGGGTCTTGTAGCCGGAGGTGAGGGTGCCGAGCGTGGGGTTGCTCCAGCCGGGGGTGGCCGCGCTCGCCGCAGTCGGCAGGCCGACGGCCCCGATCCCGATGCCGACGCCCAGAGCCGTGAACACCGCGCGGCGGCTGACGGTCGTTCCGGATGTCTCGACGGGACGGTCGTTCTCAGGCATGGCCCACCCCTGGCTCGCGCACTCGGCCGGCTCGACGGGCCGACGGTTGAGGCAGATCGTAGATCATGAATGTGAGTCTGGCGATGGGCAGCGCGGATTCACGGTGCAAGAGAGGGAAGGGGGGCAGTGGGAACGACCGCGGCCCGCCGCCCGGGTGGAACACCCGGGCGGCGGGCCGCGGTTGAGCCGCTGTTGCTCAGTCGTCGTCGACGACCGTGCCGAACGCGATCGGGTCGGCCAGCAGCAGGCCCGGGACCCCGGTCACCACCAGGGCGAACTTCTCGTCCGCCTCCCGCTTCCGGTCACCCCGCACGTCCACCGGGAACGCGACCGAGGTCTGCCCGGCGGCGAGCGTCCGGCAGCCGGCGTACGGCTCGAAGTCCTGCCCGGACCGGGCGGTCACGCCGAGCGTGCCGGCGCAGACCAGCACCGGGTGGGACAGCGGCCGGGACACCGTGACGGTGAAGGTGGCCGGGGTGTCGCCCCGGTCGCCCTCGACCACCCGGACGTCCGCCACGCTCAACGACGCGCGGGAGGAGAACCGGGCCACCTGCGGGTCGTGGTCGCTGGAGCCCCGTGACCCGTCCCCGGCGTGCTCGGCCGGCCAGTCGGCGTTGATGTGCGCCGCCCGCACCTGGACCAGGTCGGCGTGCAGCGCCTCGTTGACGAAGAGGTGGTCGAGCGTCTGCGCGTGCCCCTCGAAGCTGTACGAGTACGCCGACGACGGCACCTCGGCGGCCAGGTCGTCCCAGAGGTTGCGCAGTCCCGCCTGGTACAGCGGACCGAGCTGGTCCGAGGGCGTCGGGTCCGCGCCGGTGGCGATCGGGTCGTCCGGGCGGGGGAAGACGTTCAGGTCACCGCCGTAGACCACCCGGGCGTGCGGGTCGGACGCCTCGATCGCGGTGACGATCGCCGCGCCGTACCGGGCCTGCTCGGTGCGCTGCCCCACCCGGCTGTCCGGGCCGGACGAGTAGTGGTTGCTCACCGCCCACAGGGTGTACGACTCGGACCCGCCCGGAGTGGCCCGGACGGTGAACTTCGCGAGCTGCGGGGCCCGGGTGAAGACGTTGTCGCCGTCCTTGCCGGTGGAGGTGTCCACGTCCGGCGGGAGCAGCGCGTTGAGCGTCTTCGGGTTCTGCACGTCCGCGTTGGACGGCAGCCCCGCCGCCCGGTACACGACCGTGGGGGAGGAGCCGAGCAGCG encodes:
- a CDS encoding peptidoglycan-binding protein — encoded protein: MPENDRPVETSGTTVSRRAVFTALGVGIGIGAVGLPTAASAATPGWSNPTLGTLTSGYKTPSRPDHAGWDVANSQGTPIYAIAAGTVRDIRTGSYPGDPTSGPLPGRTGNSVHIDHADSYFSYYGHLHRVLVSDGQRVLAGQLIGLMGTTGNSTGPHLHFEVHRPRLTTMDPRTFLANRGISLGSTAPVGTTGWPSVSQGTTSWVARVIQHLLRGRGVSTVVDGYFGPGTATSVRTFQSNKGLYVDGVVGPITWTALILPLQQGNSGDLVRGLQVALNARGASLTVDGAFGSVTATAVRNFQSSRGLAADGVVGPVTWSTLI